Proteins encoded in a region of the Esox lucius isolate fEsoLuc1 chromosome 9, fEsoLuc1.pri, whole genome shotgun sequence genome:
- the LOC105008029 gene encoding GRB2-related adapter protein, with the protein MMEAVAVFSFRSTERDELSFQKGEILKVTEMDEDPNWMMAELHGRKGYVPENYISVLPHPWFAGRVSRLQAEQQLHWQGIGVFLLRESESSPGEFSVSVSYGDMVEHFLILEGCGQYSVWEESFSSLNRLVEFYRSHSIARERAVYLKDPPDTHLHTPLHTHTPSHTPLHTHTPSHTPLHTHTPNPYLAEQYTPHPTHNTPHPTHNTPHPTHNTPHPTHNTPHPTHNTPHPTHNTPHPTHNTPHPTHNTPHPTHNTPHPTHNTPHPIHNTPLQIHHQTTAWYSNRPKRN; encoded by the exons GTGACAGAGATGGATGAAGATCCAAACTGGATGATGGCAGAACTCCATGGGAGGAAGGGCTATGTTCCAGAGAACTACATCAGTGTCCTACCCCACCC ATGGTTTGCAGGTCGTGTGTCCAGGCTACAGGCAGAGCAGCAGTTACATTGGCAGGGCATTGGTGTGTTCCTGCTCCGAGAGTCAGAGAGTTCACCGGGAGagttttctgtttctgtcag CTATGGCGACATGGTGGAGCACTTCCTGATCCTGGAGGGGTGTGGTCAGTACAGTGTGTGGGAAGAGTCTTTCTCGTCTCTCAACCGATTGGTGGAATTCTACAGATCACACAGCATTGCCCGTGAGAGAGCAGTCTACCTAAAGGACCCCCctgacacacatttacacacaccactacacacacacacaccctcacacacaccactacacacacacacaccctcacacacaccactacacacacacacacctaatccATATCTAGCAGAACAGTACACCCCTCACCCCACCCACAACACCCCTCACCCCACCCACAACACTCCTCACCCCACCCACAACACCCCTCACCCCACCCACAACACCCCTCACCCCACCCACAACACCCCTCACCCCACCCACAACACTCCTCACCCCACCCACAACACCCCTCACCCCACCCACAACACTCCTCACCCCACCCACAACACTCCTCACCCCACCCACAACACTCCTCACCCCATCCACAACACCCCTCTACAAATACACCATCAGACAACAGCCTGGTACTCCAACAGACCAAAAAGGAACTAG